A genomic region of Colletotrichum destructivum chromosome 5, complete sequence contains the following coding sequences:
- a CDS encoding Putative oligopeptide transporter, OPT superfamily, producing the protein MSLRKAPGHKSKPTAPFPHDPDADTVALALEPLPLFAPAAGSTNDSPAAAEADVANPSTPSSSDQTASDPYNTTHHPRSRPSTLRSRHSALSYTSSAGEHGDDTTDPIPTSPVPQLDDGAMPSKPSLLRSARNDAPSYGAVSQEPSRNVSPTGIDSRTGNAHPLRYVSDTSKSTSSRFSASSKRESSRLSEELDAAALATGLEGRFGVTQAPVTTNMLEDAKSDAAEDEIQYDDYTGSEPDEDPVDNSPHEVVRASVPPTDNVTLSINTPRMWILSFLFSVLGSSTNLFFSLRYPSVAITPVIALLLVHPLGLMWDYALKYPSDPPEEFVDGVLVPEGANDRLPPRRSLTRLRRWLAQGRWNEKEHTCVYVSSNVSFGFAFATDVIVEQSKFYNQEATIPYQILLTLSTQILGYAFAGLTRRFLVRPSGMIWPGTLMSAAMFGTLHKEENRIADGWRISRWKFFYLVWFGGFAFYFLPGLLMPCLSYFNVITWFAPKNVVVANLFGVVSGLGLFPLTFDWAQITYIGSPLLVPFWAAMNVIGGLVVVMWLIAPIAYYANVFYSSYMPILSSAVFDNKGEVYDVSKILTPEFLFDREAYSKYSRVFLPITYVLSYGVQFAALAALLTHTACWHGKDILQTWKTAVAEARNEGQAVYQPVSGSSEHISPQRSLSGSRGISRSSSNLEGMMFREDVHCRLMKRYKDAPLSWYLTTFVTMLAVGIFVVEYYPIHLPWYGLLMSLGICAIFFIPNGIIMAVTNQHSSIYLICQLICGAVFPGRPIANMVFVTYGYISSAQGIKFASDLKLGHYMKIPPRIMFSVQMVATIVSSLTQIGVLNWMFANVKGICTSEAVNGFTCPIARVHFNGSILWGVVGPGEFFGPKATYRGLVWCFLIGAITPIPLWLYARKKRHSIVRKINLPVVFGSMAWIPPATGLNFSVWAVVCYVFNYLVKRRKSAWWAKYTMTMSAALDSSLAFGIVVVFFGFVYPGHMKGFKWWGTEVYKQGCDWQACSYNTVPEGGHFGPDSW; encoded by the exons ATGAGCCTTAGAAAAGCACCTGGCCACAAAAGCAAGCCCACGGCGCCTTTCCCTCACGACCCTGACGCCGATACGGTTGCTTTGGCCCTAGAACCTCTGCCTCTTTTTGCACCCGCAGCCGGTTCCACAAACGACAGCCCTGCCGCTGCTGAGGCCGATGTTGCGAATCCTTCGACTCCCTCGTCATCCGACCAAACCGCCTCTGACCCATATAACACTACACATCACCCTCGATCCCGCCCTTCCACTCTGCGAAGCCGTCACTCTGCCCTCTCATACACTTCGAGCGCCGGCGAACATGGTGACGATACGACCGACCCGATCCCAACATCTCCTGTCCCGCAACTAGACGACGGCGCCATGCCCTCGAAACCATCCCTCTTGCGCTCCGCGCGCAACGACGCCCCCTCCTACGGTGCCGTCTCTCAAGAGCCGAGCCGCAATGTCTCGCCCACTGGCATTGACTCGAGGACGGGAAACGCACACCCGCTCCGATACGTCTCCGACACCTCCAagtcgacctcgtcaagatTTTCGGCCAGCTCGAAACGGGAGAGCTCGCGCCTCTCCGAGGagctcgatgccgccgctCTGGCCACCGGCTTGGAGGGGCGATTCGGAGTGACACAGGCTCCCGTGACAACCAACatgctcgaggacgccaaATCAGatgccgccgaagacgagatACAATACGACGACTACACAGGTAGCGAGCCCGACGAGGACCCTGTCGACAACTCGCCTCATGAAGTCGTCCGCGCATCGGTACCACCGACTGACAACGTCACCCTGTCTATCAACACCCCGAGGATGTGGATATTGTCCTTTTTGTTCTCGGTCCTCGGTTCTTCCACCAATTTGTTCTTTTCTTTACGATACCCCAGCGTTGCTATTACACCAGTCATCGCCTTGCTGCTGGTCCACCCGCTTGGCCTTATGTGGGACTACGCCCTCAAATATCCGAGCGACCCCCCGGAAGAGTTCGTAGATGGCGTTCTTGTCCCCGAAGGCGCCAATGACCGTTTGCCCCCGAGGCGGTCATTGACTCGTCTGCGCAGATGGCTGGCACAAGGACGGTGGAACGAGAAGGAGCATACCTGCGTCTACGTGAGCAGCAATGTGTCGTTCGGCTTTGCTTTCGCGACGGATGTCATTGTCGAGCAATCCAAGTTCTACAACCAGGAAGCCACCATTCCCTACCAAATCTTGCTTACCTTGTCGACGCAGATCCTGGGCTACGCTTTCGCGGGCTTGACTCGTCGGTTCCTGGTACGACCCAGCGGCATGATATGGCCCGGTACTCTGATGTCGGCCGCCATGTTCGGTACGCTTCACAAGGAGGAGAACAGGATCGCCGACGGTTGGAGGATTTCGAGGTGGAAGTTCTTCTACCTGGTCTGGTTTGGCGGGTTCGCCTTCTACTTCCTTCCCGGCCTTTTGATGCCCTGTCTCAGCTACTTCAACGTCATCACCTGGTTCGCGCCCAAGAacgttgtcgtcgccaacCTCTTTGGCGTTGTCTCTGGGCTCGGACTGTTCCCGTTGACGTTCGACTGGGCGCAGATCACGTACATCGGCTCGCCCTTACTGGTGCCCTTCTGGGCGGCCATGAACGTCATTGGCGGTCTCGTCGTTGTCATGTGGCTCATTGCACCCATCGCCTACTACGCCAACGTCTTCTACTCGTCATACATGCCCATTTTGTCGTCCGCCGTCTTTGACAACAAAGGCGAGGTCTACGACGTGAGCAAGATCTTGACCCCAGAGTTCCTTTTCGACAGAGAGGCGTACAGCAAGTACAGCCGAGTGTTCCTGCCCATCACTTACGTACTGAGTTACGGCGTGCAATTTGCCGCCTTGGCAGCTCTTTTGACGCACACGGCTTGCTGGCATGGCAAGGATATCTTGCAGacgtggaagacggccgTCGCGGAAGCTCGCAATGAGGGCCAGGCAGTCTACCAGCCAGTATCCGGCAGCTCCGAACACATCTCGCCCCAGCGGTCGCTCAGCGGGAGCAGAGGCATTTCAAGGTCTTCATCCAACCTTGAAGGTATGATGTTCCGGGAGGACGTGCACTGTCGACTCATGAAGCGGTACAAGGACGCGCCGTTGTCGTGGTACCTGACGACGTTTGTGACAATGCTTGCTGTGggcatcttcgtcgttgAATA CTACCCGATTCATCTTCCGTGGTACGGGTTGCTCATGTCGCTGGGTATCTGtgccatcttcttcatcccgaacggcatcatcatggcGGTCACGAACCAGCACAGCAGCATTTACTTGATCTGCCAGCTCATCTGCGGCGCCGTGTTCCCCGGGCGGCCGATTGCAAACATGGTGTTTGTGACATACGGCTACATTTCGTCGGCGCAGGGCATCAAGTTCGCCTCGGATCTCAAGCTCGGGCACTACATGAAGATCCCTCCGCGGATCATGTTCTCGGTGCAGATGGTGGCTACCATCGTGTCGTCTCTCACGCAGATCGGTGTACTCAACTGGATGTTTGCCAACGTCAAGGGCATCTGCACGTCAGAGGCTGTCAACGGCTTCACATGCCCGATCGCGCGGGTACACTTTAACGGTTCGATTCTGTGGGGTGTGGTTGGACCAGGCGAGTTCTTCGGGCCGAAGGCGACGTATCGCGGACTCGTGTGGTGCTTtctcatcggcgccatcacGCCGATTCCCCTGTGGCTCTACGCGCGCAAGAAGAGGCACAGCATCGTCAGGAAGATCAACCTCCCGGTCGTTTTCGGATCCATGGCGTGGAtcccgccggcgacgggaCTCAACTTTTCAGTGTGGGCGGTGGTTTGCTACGTGTTCAACTACCTGGTCAAGAGGAGGAAAAGCGCGTGGTGGGCAAAGTAcacgatgacgatgagcgCAGCATTGGATTCGAGCCTGGCTTTTGGcattgttgttgtctttttcgGGTTCGTCTACCCCGGGCACATGAAGGGCTTCAAGTGGTGGGGGACGGAGGTGTACAAGCAAGGCTGCGACTGGCAGGCGTGTTCATACAACACGGTGCCTGAAGGAGGACATTTTGGGCCCGATTCTTGGTGA
- a CDS encoding Putative GNAT domain, acyl-CoA N-acyltransferase: MAPTKQASHLPTLLRSPTHPILLRTMEPRDAAALSAVLSDPENTKYDPHASAISPEVARVVIDRMRESAAVPTVLDDATGRVASGPGRVNLVIVYVDGVENTVGVERDEGVVVGLGGFGGIDEHEEEEEEKDGEGKGKRVKVRVGDVGAMVNPGFRGRGFATEAIRLAVEWAFTRVEDGGPQFDRVTATMGEANTAMVGLVERKFGWKGVARPGQDEGGGEIFFEVGPRDWKK, translated from the coding sequence ATGGCACCGACAAAACAAGCATCCCACCTCCCGACGCTCCTCCGCTCGCCGACCCACCCGATTCTCCTCCGCACGATGGAGCCccgtgacgccgccgccctctcgGCCGTGCTCTCGGACCCGGAAAACACAAAGTACGACCCGCacgcctcggccatctcgcccgAGGTCGCCCGGGTCGTCATCGACCGCATGCGCGAGAGCGCCGCGGTGCCGACCGTGCTGGACGACGCTACGGGGCGGGTCGCGAGCGGGCCGGGAAGAGTGAACCTTGTCATCGTgtacgtcgacggcgtggagAACACGGTCGGGGTCGAGAGGGACGagggcgttgtcgtcgggctcggcggGTTCGGCGGGATTGACGAGcacgaagaggaggaggaggagaaagacggagaggggaaggggaagagggtgAAGGTGAGGGTCGGCGACGTGGGCGCGATGGTGAACCCCGGGTTCCGGGGCCGGGGCTTCGCGACGGAGGCGATCCGGCTGGCGGTCGAGTGGGCCTTCAcccgcgtcgaggacggcgggcCGCAGTTCGACCgggtgacggcgacgatgggcgAGGCGAACACGGCGATGGTCGGGCTTGTGGAGAGGAAGTTTGGGTGGAAGGGGGTCGCGAGGCCCGGCCAGGAtgagggcggcggagagATCTTCTTCGAAGTCGGGCCGAGGGACTGGAAGAAGTGA
- a CDS encoding Putative transcription regulator HTH, APSES-type DNA-binding domain-containing protein, with translation MSSPGTCYSDRDPSSPYLDQPIIPKLKMFKEPAPMSKYKPRGVIKYFPFENVDDATRREVHRFRVTPFGRIQESCAHIPYNSGKKNFFEKTGRESFEVFKYEFKNPGDDNDYTVMWDYNIGLVRMTPFFKCCKYSKTMPAKMLGLNPGLKDITHSITGGAIAAQGYWMPYECAKAVCATFCYGIAGALIPIFGPSFPSLCTPPGSPDYQRMVIDRRIVEDAIKDADLSRKVQHHALPPIELNQASNIERRPIRTLRDDKRLRLDTRLMSPYSDTDGESHRSCPDSASSNSSESVGYSYGHHPAPPRHSKQPPPTSGWTAANRPTQPYRLVDENYRPADPYLSAVPRWTPVNRHVVIPPRPAWAHKRTIDHDDHDDHDDHDAAGRDSGKRKHGTNPVLRCASEQRKEEDSEADIAEQNAALGLMTLMTAPRKEVEPVGDVAGADSHRSKRRRATSA, from the exons ATGTCTTCGCCGGGAACCTGCTACTCGGACAGAGACCCGTCGTCGCCTTACCTGGACCAACCTATCATCCCGAAGCTCAAGATGTTCAAGGAACCAGCCCCGATGTCCAAGTACAAGCCTCGTGGTGTCATCAAGTACTTTCCCTTCGAAAACGTGGATGACGCGACCCGCCGCGAGGTTCACCGTTTCCGGGTGACGCCTTTTGGAAGAATCCAGGAGTCCTGCGCCCATATCCCTTACAACAGCGGCAAGAAAAACTTTTTCGAGAAGACTGGACGAGAGAGCTTTGAAG TTTTCAAGTACGAGTTCAAGAACCCGGGTGATGATAACGACTACACTGTCATGTGGGACTACAATATCGGTCTCGTCCGCATGACCCCGTTCTTCAAGTGCTGCAAGTACTCCAAG acgatgccggcgaagaTGCTGGGCCTCAATCCTGGTCTCAAGGATATCACCCACAGCATCACAGGAGGCGCAATAGCAGCTCAAG GATACTGGATGCCGTATGAATGTGCCAAGGCAGTGTGTGCTACTTTCTGCTACGGCATCGCCGGGGCCCTCATCCCAATCTTTGGACCGTCGTTCCCGTCCTTGTGCACTCCTCCGGGCTCCCCGGACTACCAGCGCATGGTGATCGATCGTCGgatcgtcgaggacgccatcaaggatGCCGACCTTTCACGAAAGGTCCAGCACCATGCTCTCCCACCCATAGAGCTGAATCAAGCTTCCAATATCGAACGCCGCCCCATACGCACTCTGCGGGATGACAAGAGACTTCGACTCGACACTCGTCTGATGAGCCCTTATAGCGATACCGACGGGGAGAGCCACCGCTCGTGCCCCgactcggcgtcgagcaaCAGCTCTGAGAGCGTCGGCTACAGCTACGGACACCATCCGGCACCGCCGCGACACTCcaagcagccgccgccgacctcaGGCTGGACGGCCGCAAACCGGCCCACACAGCCGTACCGTCTCGTTGACGAGAACTACCGGCCAGCCGACCCGTACCTCAGCGCCGTGCCCCGTTGGACGCCCGTGAACAGACACGTCGTTATCCCGCCTCGTCCGGCGTGGGCGCACAAGCGCACCATCGACCACGATGATCACGATGATCACGATGAccatgacgccgccggccgcgacaGCGGGAAGCGTAAGCACGGCACAAATCCCGTGCTGAGATGCGCGTCAGAACAGcggaaggaggaggattcCGAGGCCGACATCGCCGAGCAGAACGCCGCGCTCGGTCTCATGACGCTCATGACGGCGCCCAGGAAGGAGGTCGAACCCGTCGGTGACGTGGCCGGTGCCGACTCGCATCGCAGCAAGAGGAGAAGGGCCACGTCCGCGTGA